One Paroedura picta isolate Pp20150507F chromosome 3, Ppicta_v3.0, whole genome shotgun sequence genomic window carries:
- the TSFM gene encoding elongation factor Ts, mitochondrial encodes MQRLAGLGRSLVLPSEGSGPVAQFLGCQLSRFLHTGLPVLAAKELLVKLRKKTGYSFINCKKALEKFNGDLKEAEAWLHEQAQKEGWSKASKLEGRKTKEGLIGLLKEGNSAVMVEVNCETDFVARNAKFQHLVQQIAVGTMQHYRGTVEQLSTYAKHFLKSSELSQLRLGPDGSLLSDQVALTIGKLGENMIMKRAAWVSVPENFFIGSYVHGASPLGNPLLSNMMFGKYGALVICSPPEPCDNSDFAELGWRLGQHVVGMAPLSVGSPEDEPGDDSETKMLAQPFLLDPALSLGQYVQPTGVSVLDFVRFECGEHTETVETE; translated from the exons ATGCAGCGGCTGGCCGGGCTGGGCAGGTCCCTGGTGCTCCCTTCGGAGGGGAGCGGTCCCGTGGCGCAG TTCCTCGGCTGCCAGCTGTCTCGTTTTCTTCACACTGGCCTTCCGGTTCTGGCCGCAAAAGAACTTTTGGTAAAACTGAGGAAGAAAACCGGCTACTCGTTCATTAATTGCAAAAAAGCCTTGGAGAAGTTCAATGGAGACCTCAAGGAG GCTGAAGCCTGGCTGCACGAGCAAGCTCAGAAAGAAGGATGGAGCAAAGCTTCCAAACTGGAGGGGCGGAAGACAAAAGAAGGTCTGATTGGCCTACTAAAAGAAGGGAACTCGGCTGTGATGGTAGAG GTGAACTGTGAGACTGACTTTGTGGCCCGAAATGCCAAATTCCAGCACCTGGTTCAACAAATTGCAGTGGGGACGATGCAGCATTACCGGGGCACTGTGGAGCAGCTAAGCACATATGCCAAG CATTTCTTGAAAAGCAGTGAGCTGTCTCAGCTCAGATTGGGACCCGATGGATCCTTGCTTAGTGACCAGGTGGCTTTGACTATTG gCAAACTAGGGGAGAACATGATTATGAAAAGGGCAGCGTGGGTGTCTGTGCCGGAGAACTTCTTCATCGGCTCCTACGTGCACGGAGCGTCCCCGTTGGGGAACCCGCTGCTTTCCAACATGATGTTCGGCAAGTACGGGGCCCTGGTGATCTGCAGCCCCCCTGAGCCGTGCGACAATTCAGACTTTGCCGAACTCGGCTGGAGGCTGGGCCAGCACGTGGTGGGCATGGCCCCCCTCTCCGTAGGCTCTCCGGAAGACGAACCCGGCGACGACTCTGAGACCAAAATGCTCGCTCAGCCCTTCCTCTTGGATCCTGCTCTCTCTCTGGGACAGTACGTCCAGCCCACAGGGGTGTCTGTGCTGGATTTTGTGCGCTTTGAGTGCGGGGAGCATACGGAGACAGTGGAAACTGAGTAA
- the EEF1AKMT3 gene encoding EEF1A lysine methyltransferase 3, which translates to MAAPRVAVDGEGALESVFPRELGLFADAFTAETRYRLCGRELSIVQHHGSRLGVAAPVWEAALALCDYFEEHKLNFWGKKVIELGAGTGIVGILVALLGGNVTITDLPVALKQIEENVHRNLPAEYLARTKVCALSWGLDHMEFPSDYDFILGADIVYLKDTYPSLIRTLQHLCGPQSTIYLSSKMRQEHSTVLFFETLLPMHFTSKLAFRDENENINIYKVSQRVTPDHSYVTG; encoded by the exons ATGGCGGCCCCCAGAGTGGCAGTCGACGGGGAAGGGGCGCTGGAGTCGGTGTTCCCTCGGGAGCTGGGGTTGTTCGCGGATGCGTTCACGGCGGAGACCCGATACCGGCTCTGTGGCCGCGAGCTGAGTATCGTCCAGCACCACGGGAGCCGGCTGGGAGTGGCTGCCCCGGTCTGGGAGGCG GCTCTAGCCCTCTGTGACTATTTTGAAGAACATAAGTTGAACTTCTGGGGCAAGAAGGTGATAGAACTGGGTGCTGGGACTGGCATCGTGggcatccttgttgccctccttg GAGGAAATGTGACCATCACAGATCTTCCTGTGGCCTTGAAGCAGATAGAGGAGAACGTCCACCGAAATTTGCCTGCAGAGTACCTGGCTCGCACCAAAGTTTGTGCACTCTCGTGGGGTCTGGACCACATGGAGTTCCCCAGTGACTATGACTTCATCTTGGGTGCAGATATTGTCTATCTCAAGGACACTTATCCCTCACTGATCAGGACTCTCCAGCACCTTTGTGGGCCTCAGTCTACAATCTACCTGTCCTCCAAAATGCGTCAGGAACATAGTACAGTGTTGTTCTTTGAGACACTGCTCCCCATGCACTTTACCTCAAAGCTAGCCTTTAGGGATGAGAATGAGAATATTAACATTTACAAGGTGTCACAAAGAGTAACACCTGACCACAGCTATGTCACAGGGTGA